The DNA region CATTCGGCAGTTGGCCGCAGAAATCCGGGTCAGTGAACAACAGGTACGCGCAGCGGTGGAGCTGCTGGATGGCGGCGCCACGGTGCCCTTCATCGCGCGCTACCGCAAAGAGGTGACGGGCGGGCTGGACGACATCCAGCTGCGTGAGCTCGAAGCCCGCCTGTCCTACCTGCGCGAGCTGGAAGACCGCCGCGCGGCCGTGCTCAAGGCCATCGATGAGCAGGGCAAGCTGACGGATGCCCTGCGCGCGGCCATCGCCGCCGTTCCCACCAAGCAGGAGCTGGAAGACATCTACCTGCCTTTCAAGCAAAAGCGCCGGACCAAGGGCCAGATCGCCAAGGAGTTCGGCATCGAGCCGCTGGCCGACAAGCTGTTTGCCGACCCCACGCTGGACCCGGCTGCCGAGGCCGCGGCCTTCACCCGCCCCCCCGAGGTGCTGGACGACGGCAAGCCCGGCGCCGACTTCTCCACCACGGCGGCCGTGCTGGACGGCGTGCGCGACATCCTGTCCGAACGCTGGGCTGAGGACGCCGCGCTGGTGCAGTCGCTGCGCGAATGGCTGTGGGCCGAGGGCCTGCTGCGCAGCAAGAAAGTCGATGGGAAGAACGAGACCGACCCCGAGGTCTCCAAATTCCGCGACTATTTCGAGTACGACGAGCCCATCGGCCGCGTGCCTTCGCACCGTGCGCTGGCCGTGTTCCGTGGCCGCGCGCTCGAAATTCTGGAAGCCAAGCTGGTGCTGCCCGTGGAGCCTGAGCCCGGCAAGCCGAGCCTGGCCGAAGGCAAGATCGCGCTGCACCTGGGCTGGAGCCACGCCGGCCGCCCGGCAGACGACCTGCTGCGCAAGTGCGTGGCCTGGACCTGGCGCGTGAAGCTCAGTCTCTCCACCGAGCGCGACCTGTTCGCCCGGCTGCGCGACGAGGCCGAGAAAGTCGCCATCAAGGTGTTTGCGGACAACCTGCGCGACCTGCTGCTGGCCGCGCCCGCCGGCCCGCGCGTGGTGATGGGGCTGGACCCTGGCATCCGCACCGGCGTGAAGGTGGCCGTGGTGGACGCTACCGGCAAGCTAGTGGAGACCGCGACCGTGTTCCCGCACGAGCCACGCCGCGACTGGGACGGCTCGCTGCACACGCTGGCCAAGCTGTGCGACAAGCATGGCGTGAACCTGATCGCCATCGGCAACGGCACGGCCAGCCGCGAGACCGACAAGCTGGCCGGCGAACTGATCAAGCTGGCCGCCAAGGCCGACCGTGCCATCGAGAAGGTGGTGGTGAGCGAGGCCGGCGCATCGGTCTATTCCGCCAGCGAATACGCCTCGCAGGAAATGCCCGACGTGGACGTGAGCCTGCGCGGCGCCGCCTCCATCGCGCGCCGGCTGCAGGACCCGCTGGCCGAGCTGGTGAAGATCGACCCCAAGAGCATCGGCGTGGGCCAGTACCAGCACGACGTGAACCAGAGCGAGCTGGCGCGCACGCTGGGCACCGTGGTCGAGGACTGCGTGAACTCGGTGGGCGTGGACCTGAACACGGCCAGCGTGCCGCTGCTGTCGCGCGTGTCCGGCCTGTCGGGCAGCGTGGCCAAGGCCGTGGTGCGCTGGCGCGAAGCCAACGGCGCGTTCAAGAGCCGCAGGCAGCTGATGGAGGTGAGCGGCCTGGGCGCCAAGACCTTCGAGCAGGCGGCGGGCTTCTTGCGCATCCGCGGGGGCGACAACCCGCTGGACGTGACGGGCGTGCACCCGGAGACCTATCCCGTGGTCGAGCAGATCCTCGCCCAGACAGGCAAGCCCGTGACCGACGTGATGGGCCGCGCCGACATGCTCAAGACCCTGAAGCCCGAGGTGTTCGCCAACGAGCGCTTTGGGGTCATCACCGTGCGCGACATCCTGGCCGAGCTGGAAAAGCCCGGCCGCGACCCGCGTCCCGACTTCAAGGTCGCGCGCTTCAACGAGGGCGTGGAAGACATCCGGGACCTGAAGGAAGGCATGGTGCTGGAGGGCACGGTCAGCAATGTGGCGCAGTTCGGCGCGTTCGTCGACCTGGGCGTGCACCAGGACGGCCTGGTCCACGTGAGCCAGCTGAGCCACAAGTTCGTCAACGATGCACGCGAGGTGGTCAAGACCGGCGACATCGTCAAGGTGAAGGTCATGGAAGTGGACGTCGAGCGCAAGCGCATCGGCCTGTCGATGAAGCTGGACGCCGCGCCCGCCCGCCGTGACGGCCCGCGCGACAACCGCTTCGAAGGTGCCGGCCGCGGCTACGCCCAGCCGCAGCGCCGCAACAGCGACCCGGCGCCGCAGTCGGCCATGGCATCGGCCTTCGCCAAGCTGCAACCCAAGCGCTGAGCCCGGCTGTGCCCGGAGCGCGCCATGCACGGTGTGCCGCTGGGACGCTTCGTTCGCGCTGCGCCAGGTGTCCGCTTTGCACACCGAGGTAAACCGGAGTGGTGGGCAGGGGCTGCGCGCGTCCGGCGGCGCGTGGATAATCCGGCCCACCACGCACATGCCGGTGCCGCGGCCCGGACGACCGGCTGACGCGGCGCAGGTGGACTGCGCCCCGTGCCGTTCCCCGACCTGCCTCTTCGCCCTGCCGCGCCGCCGTAACCACCCATGGACCTGAACGCTCTGCTGGCCGCTCCTGTCACGCTGCCCAGCCTGCCCAAGGCGGTGGCGTTGCTCGCGACCGAGCTGGCATTGCCGGAGCCCTCGCTGCGGCGCATCAACCTCTTTTTCGGTATGGACCCGGCGCTGGCGGCGCGCCTGCTGCAGGAAGCCAATGGCCCGGCCTTCCAGGCACCGCGCACGGTGTCGGGCATCTCCGAGGCGCTGGCCTTGCTCAGCATGACGCAACTGCGCACCCTGGTGACCACGGCGCCGCTCGGCACCACGTCGCGCTCGGTTCCCGGGGTGAATCTGCAGCAGTTCTGGCGCTACAGCCTGCACACCGCCAAGCTGGCGCGGTCCCTGGCGGGCATCGTGCGCCAGAACCAGATTGCCGCGTACACCGCCGGCCTGCTGCACGGGCTGGGCGAACTGGTGCTGCATCTGGCGGCGCCCGAGCGCATGCAGTCCATGGACGCGCTGGTCGCCCCACTGGATGCTCGCCGCGCCAAGCTGGAGCAGCGGCTGCTGGGCTTCAGCTACGCGCAGGTGACTGCCAGCCTGGCCTACCGCTGGCAGCTGCCCGGCGAGGTGGTGGATGCGCTGCAGCACCTGACCGCACCATTCGACAACCTGGCCTATGAGCCTTTGGCCGGCGTGCTGCACCTGGCGGCCTGGCGCGCCCGCGCCCGCGAGGCCGGCCTGTCCGAGCGCGAACTGGCCGTGAGCTTTCCCGCCGAGGTGGGCCTGGCGTTGGACTTGGACATCGACATGGTGCTGGAGCAGGATCCGATCGACTGGACGGTGCGGCCCGACGCCGGCGCCTTCGTATGAGCGGGCTGAAGGCGCTGCGCATCCATGCCGGCCCGGCGGCCCGGCGCCACATCGAACAGCAGGGGCTGCAGCCGGCGGATGTGGGCGTGATTCCGGCTGCGGCAGGCGGCCCCAAGGGCCTCATCCTCGGCCCCCTCGACCGCTTTCTCTTCGGCCACTGGCTGCCCCAGTCCCACCAGCCGGTGCACCTGGTGGGCGCATCCATCGGCGCGTGGCGCATGGCCACCGCCTGTCTGCCCGACAACATTGCGGGCTGGGCCCGGCTGGAGCACGACTACATCCACCAGCACTACGACGTGCCGCCGGGCGCGCGCCGGCCTTCTGCCGCGCATGTGAGCGAGCGCTTTGGGCAGACCTTGCAGGCGTTCTACGCCGGGCAGGTGCCCGACGTGCTGGCACACCCGCGCTACCGCCTGCACATCGTCACCTCGCGCGGGCGGCAACTGCTGGCGCGGGAGCACCGCTGGGCCACGCCGCTGGGCTACCTGGGCGCTTTCGCGTCCAACGCGGTGCACCGCCGTGCACTGGGCTGGTGGCTGGAGCGGGTGGTGTTCTCGTCGCCTGGTCCGGCCGCAGCGGGCGCCACAGCCGGCGGGGCGGCGCCGCTGCCGTTCGACGCGCGCGACCTGCCCACGCGGCAGGTGGCGCTGCATGAGGACAATTTTCTGCCCGCCCTGCAGGCCAGCTGCTCCATTCCGTTCGTGCTGCAGGCGGTACACGACATTCCCGGCGCGCCGCGCGGCGCCTACTGGGACGGCGGCATCACCGATTACCACCTGCACCTGCGCTATGGTTCTCAGGATGCTATCGATAGCATAGCTGCTTGCGCAATCAGGACGGGCGCTGGCGGCCAAAATGGCCTGAACCCCTCTGCGCCGCTGGTCCTCTACCCCCACTTCCAGCACCGCGTGGTGCCCGGCTGGCTGGACAAGGGCCTGCGCTGGCGCCACGGCAGCACGCCGGCGCTGGACCGCATGGTGGTGCTGTCGCCCAGCGCCGAATGGGTCGCCACGCTGCCGCGCGCCAAGCTGCCCGATCGCGACGACTTCATGCACTACGGCGCCGACACCACCGCGCGTGCGGCCGCATGGAAGGCCGCCACCGCTGCCAGCCAGCAACTGGCTGACGAGTGGGCGCAGTGGCTGCACCGGCCGGACCCGTCGCAGGTGCAGCCGCTGTGATGCGCTGGCGAGGCTGAACCGGCGGCCAGCCAGCCAACCTGCCTGCCTGCCAATCGTCCAACCGGCTCCCCACCGCGACAGTGCAGAGCACGGAAAGGCCGAGGATGGGGCGGGCAGGGCGGTCCCCCGTTCGGGCAGGCGTCCCGCGCAAACCTCGCGCAGCGCCGATGTGCCGACAGGTCAGCCCACTCGGTTTCAGCGCCCGGGCGCCGTCAATCCCGGTACGGCAGCGGCAGCTAGGGCGACCACTTCTGCCTTTGCTGCCATTGCTTATTTCTCTCCGCTTCAGGGGCAGGGCAGGACCGCCCCGTCGTCACATCGACGCCTGCAGCATGTCCCGGTAATCCTCCACGCTGGCTTCGCGTGGGTTGGTCTTGTGGCAATGGTCGGCCATGGCGCCGCGGATCACGTCGTCGAAAAGGTCCTCCGTCACGCCCATGGCCGCCAGGCCGGTCGGCAGGCCCAGCCGGGCGCTCATGTCGCGGATGGCCTCGGGAATGTCGCCTGCACTCGCCAGGCCCATGGCGTGCGCCATGCGCTCCAGGCGGCGGTTCTGGCGCACGGTCGGGTCCTGCGCGTTGAAGCGCACGACGGCCGGCAGGAACACTGCGTTGAGCGTGCCGTGGTGCAGGCGCGGGTTGACGCCGCCCAGGCTGTGGCTGAGCGAGTGCACGCAGCCCAGCCCCTTCTGGAAGGCCATGGCACCCTGCATGCTGGCGCTCATCATGTTCAGGCGCGCGTCCTGGTCGGCGCCGTTGCGAGTGGCCGGCTCGATGTGCTTCCAGCCGCGCTCCAGCCCGTCCAGCGCGATGCCGTCGGCCGGCGGGTTGAAGGCCGACGACATGAATGTTTCCATGCAGTGCGCGATCGCGTCCATGCCCGTGGCGGCGGTGAGCATGGGCGGCAGGCCCAGCGTCAGGCCCGGGTCGCAGATCGCAGTGCGCGGCACGATGTGCCATGAGTGGAAGCCCAGTTTGCGGTGGTCGTCCACGATGATGATGGCGCCGCGCGCCACCTCGCTGCCGGTGCCGCTGGTGGTGGGCACGGCGATCAGCGGCGCCACGCGCTCGGTGATCCTGGGCGAGCCGCCTTCGATGGTCGCGTAGGTCTTGAGCGGCCCCTCGTGCGTGGCCGCTATGGCGATGCCCTTGGCGCAGTCGATGGCCGAGCCGCCGCCCACCGCGATCAACCCGTCGCAGCCCTGGGCGCGGTACACCTCCACAGCGGCCCGCACCGCGGCCTCGGTCGGGTTGGACGGTGTCTGGTCGAACACCGCCACCGGAATGCCCTCCAGTGCGTCCAGCGCCTTCTGCAACACGCCTGCAGCCTTGACCCCCTGGTCGGTTACCACCAGCGGGCGGCTGATGCCCACGCGCTGGCATTCCTGCTTCAGAAGCTGGATGGCGCCGAATTCGAACTGGATCTGGGTGACGTAATTGATGAAAGCCATGGTGCGCGACGTCCGGAGTTGTGATGAGATCGCCATCCACCCTACAACCAGGAGCGCGTGATGACCATGAAGCAAACCCTCACGGCATGGGCCCTGGCCGTCGCCGGCGTGACAGCCGCGCACGCCGAATGCCTGTCCAGCGACCAGGTGGCCGAACTGGCCCGGCACTACGCCGCCCGCACGCCGGCGCCCAACTTCGCGCCGCTGTCGGACGCCGACGGGGCCTGCACGCGTGCGCGCTTCAATCAACTCCTCGCCCAGCAGATGGGCAAGGTCGTGGGCTACAAGGCCGGCCTGACCAACCCGGCCGTGCAAAAGCGCTTCAACACGGACAAGCCGGTGTGGGGCAAGCTGTACGAGGGTATGGTGCGGCCCAGCGGCCTGGTAGTGGAGGCAGCCTTCGGCGCCCGCCCGCTGTACGAGGCCGACATGCTGGTGCGCGTGAAGAGCGCCGCCATCAACCATGCGCGCACGCCCCTGGAAGTGCTCGACGGCATCGACCAGATCATCCCTTTCATCGAACTGCCTGACCTGCTGGTGCAGGCCCCTCCGCAGCTCAATGGCCCGGGCGTGGCCGCCATCAACGTGGGTGCCCGGCTGGGCGTTGCCGGCGAGCCCATCGCCATCCCGCAGACGCGCGGCGAGCGCCACGCCTTGCTGGACGCGCTGGAGCGCATGAGCGTGCAACTCACCAACGAGAAAGGCGAACTGTTGGCCCCGGCCGGCAAGGGCAGCGACATCCTCGGCCACCCGCTGCAGGCCGTGGTCTGGCTGGCCGAGGCGCTGCAAAAGGAAGAGATCACCCTGCAGCCGGGTGACCTGGTCAGCCTGGGCTCGTTCTCCCCGCTGCTGCCACCGCGGCCGGGCCTGGCGGTGACGGCCACCTACCAGGGGCTGCCGGGGGCCAGGCCCGTGATGGTGACGTTCAAATAGCATCGAGGCTTCGTCCATCCCAATTTTTTTCAGTCATTCATGCTTCTTGATGCATCCGCACCCCCGCCGCGTCTCACCTTGCCGATGCGCAGCGTGCTGGACCGCATGGCCCGCGCCGGCCGACCACCCCTCCACACCTTGCCAGCCGCTGAGGCCCGGGCCGCCTACGAAGCGGGCGCCGGCGTGCTTGAAACTCCCAAGGCCGCTCTGCCCCGGGTGGAGAACCTGCAGATCCCTGCCCGGGACGGCACTGCGCTGGCGGCGCGGCTGTATGCGCCGTCGTCCGATGCGGGCTTGCCGCTGTTGCTGTACCTGCATGGGGGCGGGTTCACCCTCGGCAGCATCGATACGCACGATGTACTGTGCCGCGAACTGGCGCGGCTGGCCGGGTGCATGGTGGTGTCGCTGGGCTACCGGTTGGCGCCCGAGCACCGGTTTCCCACGGCGAGCGACGATGCCTGGGATGCCTTGGTCTGGCTGGCCGCGCAGGCGCGCCAGCTGGGGGCGGACCCGGCGCGGCTGGCCGTGGGCGGGGACAGTGCCGGCGGCACGCTGGCGGCGGTGAATGCCATCCTGGCGCGCGATGCGGGCCTGCCGCTGGCGCTGCAGCTGCTGATCTACCCGGGCACGACGGCGCACCAGGACACGCCGTCGCACCAGACATTCGCGCACGGCCTGGTGCTGGAGGCGCCGGCCATTGCCTGGTTCTTCGACCAGTACGTGGGGCAGGGCCCTGAGCGGGAGGACTGGCGCTTTGCGCCGCTGCTCGCCCCCGATGTGGACGGCGTGGCCCCGGCCTGGCTGGGCCTGGCCGAGTGCGATCCGCTGGTGGACGAGGGTGTGCTGTACGCCGACAAGCTGCGGGCCGCCGGCGTGCCGGTGGACCTGGAGATCTACCGCGGGGTGACGCACGAATTCATCAAGATGGGCCGCGCGATTCCTGAGGCGCGCCAGGCGCACGCCGATGCGGCGCGCGCCCTGCGCAGCGCCTTCGGCCTGGAGGACGAGGCATGACCACACCGCCAAGTATCGCGTCCGCCGCCCCGGATGCGGCCGCCCCGGCGCCACGGCGCGCCCAGTTCCGCTGCCTGCACCGGCTGCGCGTGCGCTGGGCGGAGGTGGACATGCAGAAGATCGTCTTCAATGCCCACTACCTGATGTACGCAGATACGGCCATGGGCGAGTACTGGCGCGTCCTGGCCGTGCCCTACGAGTCCGGCATGGCGGCGCTGGGCGGCGAGCTGTACGTGAAGAAGGCGACGGTGGAATACCACGCGTCGGCGCGGCTGGACGACATCGTCGATGTGGGGCTGCGCTGCGTGCGCATCGGGCGCTCGTCGCTGCTGTTCGCCTTCGGCATCTTTGGGGGCGACCGGTTGCTGGTGTCAGGCGAGCTGGTCTATGTGTTTGCTGACCCTGCCACGCAGACCTCCAGTCCGGTACCCGCCACGCTGCGCGCCATGCTGGAGCAATTCGAGGCCGGGCACGCGATGGTGGAGACGCGGGTGGGCGATTGGGCCACCCTGGGCCGCGATGCCGGTGCGCTGCGCACGGCCGTGTTCGTGCAGGAACAGGGCATCGACGCCGCCATCGAGGCCGACGACCGGGACGGCACGGCCGTGCACGCCGTCGCGTTCAACCGCTTGGGCTTGCCGGTGGCGACCGGGCGGCTGCTGCGCGGCGCGCCGGCCCAGGCGCTGATCGGGCGCATGGCAGTGGACCGGGCCGTGCGCGGCCAGCGCTGGGGCCGCGAGGTGCTGGACGCCCTGGTGGCGCACGCCGAACGCCGCGGCGACCGGCGCGTGACGCTGCACGCCCAGGCAAACGCCGAGGCTTTCTACCGGCGGGCCGGGTTCGTGGCAGTGGGCGAGCCCTATGAAGAGGCGGGCCTGCCCCATGTCACCATGGAGCGCGTTCTGCTGGATGCTATGAAAAATGGAGCCGGTGGCGCTTGATCGACAAAAAATCTGGATACAAAGGCGCCTGAATTCCTTTGTGGATGAGCGCTGACCGCTTCTGATTCCATAGCGGGTCGGCCGCGCCCCACGCTCTGCGCTACTCCTCGTCTTTTCGGCCTGTTTGGTATTCCGGGGCGTTTGCCTGTCCTCGCGGCTCCCGGCCCCCGGGCCGACGGTGGAGGGATGAGGCATCACGCCGCCGGAAACCGCACCTGCATCTGCAGCCCCCGGTCGCCCGGGCTCGCCTGCATGTGCCAGCCGTGCGCACGGGCCACCTCCTGGCAGATCGACAGGCCCAGCCCGGCGCCTTCGTCGCGCCGGGCGGCGCCGCGCCAGAAGCGGTCGAACAGCCGGGGCAGGTCGGCTGGCGCCACGCCCGGGCCTTCGTCGGCCACGCTGAAGCCCTCGGCATCGATGGTCACGGTCACCACGCCTCCCTGCGGGCTGTGCTGGATGGCGTTTTCAAGCAGGTTCTTGAACAGGGTGAACAGGGCGCCCCGGTCCGCCTGCCAGCCGGCAGCCGCCGCCGCGGCGGCGTCCACGCGCTGCACGATGCGCACGCCGTTCTGGCGCGCCACGCGGTCCATGTAGTCGCAGACCTCGGCTACGGCGGCCTGCGGGTCCACGGCGGCCAGCTGGTAGTTGCGCGCCTCGCTGGCTTCGGCCAGGTGCAGCAGCTGTTGCACCTGGCGCGCCATGCGGTCCACGTCCTGCAGCAGGAAGGGGGTGCGCTGGTCGTTCGGCTCCAGCTCGATCTGCGCGCGGATCAGGGCCAGCGGCGTCTTCAGCTCATGGGCGGCGTTGGCCAGAAATTCCTGCTGCGTCCGAAAGCCGGTCTGCAGCCGGTCCAGCGCCTGGTTGAAAGCCTCGACCAGCGGTGACAGTTCCTTGGGCAGGCCTCCGGTGCGCAGCCGCGCGTCCAGCGTCTGCGGCGTGATGCGCAGGGCTTCCTGCGAGGCCGTGCGCAGCGGCTTGAGCATGCGCTGCAGCGTGATGTGCGTGGCGAGCAGGAACACCGCCAGAAAGGTGACGCCGATCACCAGCATGCCCTGGTGCAGCGCCGGAATGCCGAACGAGTCGCGCATCTGCAGCACCAGGCGGTCGCTGGCGGCGAACTGCACGTACCATGGCCGGCCCTGGTGCGCCACCTCGGCGGTGGCGGCGTGCATGGCCACGCCCTTGCGGGTGAGGGCGAAGGCCTGCGTCCGGGGCTCGAAGGGGCGGCCTTCGGGCGTCAGCGGAGTGAAGTCGCCAGCGGGCGCGAAGACGACGCGGCCCTGCGCATCGGCGATGCGCACGATCACCTCGTCGCCGAAGCCGGTGAGCACCCAGCGTTCGATCTTGGTCTCGTCGAATCCTGTGGGCGTGCCGTCGGCCGCGAAGACGGCGCGGCGGGCCAGCGCCTCGGCGAACTCGGTGGAGCCGCACTCCAGCATGTAGCGGTTGAACGGTGCGGCCAGCAGCATGACGGTGGTGCCCACGAGCAGTGCGCTGAACGTCATGCCCAGCGCATACACCACCAGCAGCCGGGAGCGCAGGCTACGCGGCCAGTGCAGCTTCTTGCAGCGCATAGCCGTGGCCTCGCAGGTTCGCGATCTGGTAGTGCGAGCCGGCAGCGGCCAGCTTGCGCCGCAGCCGGTGCAGGGCCACGTCGAGCGCATTGGGCGTGACCGTCTCCGACAGGCCCCAGGCGGCGGCCTCCAGCGCGGAGCGGCGCACGGTCTGCCCGGCCTTGCGGGCCAGGCACAGCATGATCTGCAGCTCGGCCGCGGACAGCGGCACGGTGGTGCCGGCGCAGGCCAGGGTGCTGTGCTCGGCGCTCACGGAGAGGTCGCCATAGCTCGGGTCGAGCGCCCGCACCGCGGCGGGGCGCCGCAGCAGGGCCCGCACGCGGGCGATGAGCTCTTCCATGGGAAAGGGTTTGGTCAGGTAGTCGTCCGCGCCGCTGTCCAGGCCTTCGAGCCGGTCGTGCAGGGCGTCGCGTGCGGTCAGCATCAGGCAGGGCGTGGCGCGCCCGGCCGCGCGCAGGCGCCGCACGAGCTGCAGGCCGTCGCCGTCGGGCAGGCCCCGGTCCACCACCAGCACGCCGTAGTCCATGGTCTCCAGCGCCAGCGAGGCGGAATGCAGGTCATGGAACACGTCGGTTTCGATGCCCGCCTGCGAAAGGGCCTGGCGCACCAGCGCGGCCAGGCGGCCGTGGTCTTCGATGAGGGCGATGCGGTTCATGCAGCGGTGGGGGCGGCGGTCAGTGGGGGGCCTGGGGAATGGGCGACGAAGCGTTGCGCGCGGGCACTGGCGGCAGAGGAGCGTCTGCGCAGGCATCGCACAGGGACAGCAGGTAGTCTCGCACCGAAACCACCGGCAGGGCGGGCGGGCTGCCCGGCGCCGGGCGGGGAGCGCCGGCGTCCACGCTGACTGAGGCACCGCCAGGTGCCTTGCGCGGCCCATCGCCCGGGTCGCGACCCGCCAGGCTGTCTGCGGTACGCCGCAGCCACAGGGCCTCTGCTGCGGCGCGGCACTGCTGGGCCAGATCGCCATCCACGGTATCGCTGGCGAAGGCCTCGGCCACGAAATCGCGCCAGATGGTTTCGTAGGGCGGCTGCATCAGCAGTTGCAGCGCCCGTGCCTGCCGCCGGTCGGGCCGCAGGGCGTGGTCGCACACGCTGCGCAGGTAGGCGCGCAGGCACCGGGCCGGCCCTGCCGGCTCGCCTTGCAGGGCGCGCAGCAGGTCGGCACGGAAAGCGCGGACCAGGCTTTCGAACAGCAGATCGAGCCGGGCCTCGCTCAGGGCCGAGCGCGGCGCCAGCCGGTGGGCGAGGGCGGGGCGCCGCAGCGGCGCGGGTGCCGGCGCAGCCGGCCAGGGCCGCTGCAGCGCCGTCGCTCGGGTGGGGGCGGTGCGTCCCATCGGCATCAGAAGCGGTAGAGGTAGCCGATGCTGGCGCGCGACACGCTGGAGCGGCCGACGATGGGGCTGTTCTTGATCCCGTCCGGCAGGCGGGTGGCGGACACGTCGAGGAAGATCGTCTGCCGGGGCTGGAGCTGGTAGTCGGCCCGCAGGCCGATGCTGAACGTGGTGGCGGCCTTGCCGGCGTAGGCCTCGCGGCCGGGCAGGGCTTCGCTGGACTTCACGCCGTAGTAATAGTCCACGTACTTCTTGTCCAGCCACTGCGCTTGCACGCGCGGCGTGAGCGCCATGCGGCCGAAGCCGAAGCGGCGGTCCGCCTGCAGCTGCAATTGCTGCCCCTTGCTGTGGCTGGAGACGTCGCCCGTCCATTCGGCGGAGAG from Paracidovorax wautersii includes:
- a CDS encoding response regulator transcription factor; translated protein: MNRIALIEDHGRLAALVRQALSQAGIETDVFHDLHSASLALETMDYGVLVVDRGLPDGDGLQLVRRLRAAGRATPCLMLTARDALHDRLEGLDSGADDYLTKPFPMEELIARVRALLRRPAAVRALDPSYGDLSVSAEHSTLACAGTTVPLSAAELQIMLCLARKAGQTVRRSALEAAAWGLSETVTPNALDVALHRLRRKLAAAGSHYQIANLRGHGYALQEAALAA